A window of Lacibacter sediminis contains these coding sequences:
- a CDS encoding DUF7619 domain-containing protein, with product MITFKKQLFFLLFLFCISFVAGQAQQRPFFGRTGKPVKRTTQNKPVFDARVTGTDSIGFGGEPGVVWERKLSELFPGGTDYYLTGNRQLVDGNFITSGLLSDSKDSLHNVFVKFSKDGNVLLKYIVPDEYSIYQFSVFPSLDSGWLTVRDRDSVINSFPQLVYRILSKYNKNGVKEWEQKIANGFSDYEQVIATEDKGYLVAYYLRDTILNLNCNNNYLRAQFHRIFLTKIDQSGNVQWRKSVFRQPGFFFTESSALNFVKVNTEFFIVGGFANMNADSSDCWNMANMDDDIFVAKIDSSGNELSFKKYGGSKDELLWYNAVIKNPKDFGIILVANTRSSNRDLSGVKTDTSYLDSWILKLDSAGVIKFNKVFDIYPNNDDYNIMGAQLNDTSYIMSTFGLVGNTDDNVISKVNSNGSIVWKRNISNGFVYELNLADQEIIYTKYLSEETEGFFGRLGTIASITGSVYYDFNKNNIKDTNEPYANKFLVTSEKTGYSRSSVSTNGWFRNDVDTGSYKTTVKLNNDYYVSVPAEKQTIFATLFQSDTVHFALQPVAGKRDLSISLIPLTPARPGFNAKYKLTFRNNGTDTVPNGGILLIKDPKVTLVSSAPAAGLVTGDSLLWMYAGLKPFDSYSVDIEVKLAAPPTLNNGDTLRYKAFINSTTGSAAAVDLTPLDDTVHLAQVVVGSYDPNDKQENVAGKIPLAKIVSGENIQYVVRFQNTGTDTAFTVRITDTLDAKLNWNSLQMINASHPYKMTVVDGNTISWTFPNINLPDSNVNEPLSHGYIAFRIKAKSNLTSGEYFQNKASIYFDYNLPVLTNTAVTVVSNALITNVRDFVNKDMQIVAMPNPSSGSLYLKLSGKLTGRFEYSVIDLYGRVFQTKSIERNNVQDSQLIPLQVNNLSAGVYYIVLRQKVKVWQQKIILH from the coding sequence ATGATAACCTTTAAAAAGCAACTGTTTTTTCTTCTTTTTCTTTTTTGTATTTCTTTTGTTGCAGGGCAGGCGCAACAACGACCGTTCTTTGGCAGAACCGGAAAGCCGGTTAAAAGAACCACACAAAACAAACCCGTTTTTGATGCAAGAGTTACCGGTACTGATAGTATTGGTTTTGGCGGTGAACCGGGAGTGGTGTGGGAGCGTAAGCTATCGGAATTATTTCCGGGAGGCACCGACTATTATTTAACCGGTAATAGACAGCTGGTTGATGGGAATTTTATTACTTCAGGACTTCTGAGTGACTCGAAGGATAGTTTACACAATGTATTTGTAAAATTTTCTAAAGATGGGAATGTTCTTTTAAAATATATTGTACCGGATGAATATAGCATTTATCAATTTTCAGTTTTCCCTTCGCTTGATTCAGGATGGTTGACGGTCAGAGACCGGGACTCTGTAATAAATAGTTTTCCACAGTTAGTTTATAGAATATTAAGTAAGTATAACAAAAACGGAGTGAAGGAGTGGGAGCAGAAAATCGCAAATGGATTTTCCGATTATGAGCAGGTGATAGCCACAGAAGACAAGGGGTATTTAGTTGCTTACTATTTAAGAGACACGATTTTGAACCTCAACTGTAACAACAATTATTTACGTGCTCAATTTCATCGCATTTTTCTAACGAAGATTGATCAGAGCGGAAATGTACAATGGAGAAAAAGTGTTTTTAGGCAACCAGGCTTTTTCTTCACTGAAAGTTCTGCATTGAATTTTGTAAAAGTAAATACAGAATTTTTCATTGTTGGCGGGTTTGCAAATATGAACGCAGATTCTTCTGACTGTTGGAATATGGCTAATATGGATGATGATATTTTTGTAGCAAAAATAGATTCGTCAGGCAATGAGTTAAGTTTTAAAAAGTACGGAGGTAGTAAAGATGAACTGCTTTGGTACAATGCAGTGATTAAGAATCCAAAAGATTTTGGAATTATATTAGTTGCAAACACAAGGTCTTCAAATAGAGATTTAAGTGGCGTAAAGACCGATACATCTTACTTAGACTCGTGGATTTTAAAGCTCGATTCAGCTGGTGTAATTAAGTTTAATAAAGTATTTGATATCTACCCTAATAATGATGACTATAATATAATGGGAGCTCAATTAAATGATACATCCTATATTATGTCAACATTTGGATTAGTTGGTAACACTGATGATAACGTAATATCAAAAGTGAACAGTAATGGAAGCATCGTATGGAAACGTAATATTTCCAATGGATTTGTTTATGAGCTTAACTTAGCTGATCAGGAGATTATCTACACTAAATATCTGAGTGAGGAAACTGAGGGGTTCTTTGGGCGCCTCGGCACAATCGCTTCTATCACCGGCTCTGTTTATTACGACTTCAACAAAAACAATATCAAAGACACAAATGAACCTTATGCCAACAAGTTTCTTGTCACCTCTGAAAAAACTGGTTACAGTCGCAGCAGCGTTTCAACGAATGGCTGGTTCAGGAATGATGTTGATACCGGTTCATACAAAACAACGGTAAAGCTTAACAATGATTATTATGTGTCTGTACCGGCAGAGAAGCAAACAATATTCGCAACTTTGTTCCAAAGCGATACAGTTCATTTTGCATTACAACCTGTGGCAGGCAAGCGAGATTTGAGTATCAGTTTAATACCTCTTACACCTGCAAGGCCAGGCTTCAATGCAAAGTATAAACTTACATTTCGAAATAATGGTACCGATACAGTTCCTAACGGAGGTATCCTGTTGATTAAAGATCCTAAAGTAACACTTGTATCTTCAGCTCCTGCTGCAGGTTTAGTAACCGGCGACAGCCTGTTATGGATGTATGCAGGACTTAAACCTTTTGACAGTTATTCTGTAGATATTGAAGTAAAATTGGCAGCACCTCCAACTCTTAACAATGGCGATACCTTACGCTACAAGGCTTTTATTAATTCAACAACGGGAAGTGCAGCAGCAGTTGATCTTACTCCTTTGGATGATACTGTACATCTCGCCCAGGTTGTAGTAGGTTCTTACGATCCAAACGATAAACAGGAAAACGTTGCCGGTAAAATTCCTTTAGCAAAAATTGTGAGTGGAGAAAATATTCAATATGTCGTCCGTTTTCAAAATACAGGAACCGATACAGCATTCACCGTTCGTATTACCGATACACTTGATGCAAAACTTAACTGGAACAGCTTGCAAATGATTAATGCCAGTCATCCCTACAAAATGACTGTTGTTGATGGTAATACAATCAGCTGGACATTTCCCAACATAAACCTTCCTGACAGTAATGTGAACGAGCCGTTGAGTCATGGCTATATCGCTTTCCGCATTAAAGCAAAAAGCAATCTTACTTCAGGCGAATATTTTCAAAACAAAGCTTCAATTTATTTTGATTACAATTTGCCTGTTCTAACAAATACTGCAGTCACAGTTGTATCAAACGCATTAATAACTAATGTACGTGATTTTGTCAACAAGGATATGCAAATAGTGGCCATGCCAAATCCATCAAGTGGTTCGCTTTATTTGAAACTGAGCGGCAAACTCACAGGTAGATTTGAATACAGCGTAATTGATTTGTATGGGCGTGTGTTTCAAACAAAATCAATTGAACGGAATAATGTGCAAGACAGCCAACTGATACCGTTGCAGGTAAATAACCTGAGTGCAGGTGTATATTATATTGTCCTCCGACAAAAAGTAAAGGTTTGGCAGCAGAAGATCATATTACACTAA
- a CDS encoding 2-oxoglutarate dehydrogenase E1 component, giving the protein MKDFQYITASHPQYIESLYSDFVKDPNSVDPDMKRFFEGFDFAVSSGASNGTSASNGASTTAPSGIDWMREIMAYRLILGYRNKGHLLAKTNPIRKRKDRGANIELAFYGFSEADLDKEFHAGQLIGLGKTTLRNIQQYMEKCYASHVGVEFKYISDQTKVDFLTNAFEKEFHQPLPLNKRKRVLEKLNQGVMFEKFLHTKYIGQKRFSLEGGETTIAALDAIINTAANNDVQEVVIGMAHRGRLNVLANIMGKTYEQIFSEFEGTAKMDQTMGSGDVKYHMGYGSEVETLDGKTVHLKLMPNPSHLEAVDPVVVGFSRAKADIMYNSNFDKILPILIHGDASVAGQGVVYEVLQMSYLKGYYTGGTIHFVINNQIGFTTDFNDARSADYCTSLASMVQAPVFHVNGDDAEAVVKVVEIATRYRQEFNSDVFIDMVCYRKHGHNEGDDPKFTQPHLYALIEKHPNPREVYTNYLLENGEQDAKALAQEMEKKFWSDLQERLDDVKQNPLPYHYQAPELAWKSLRRATAEDFLQSPVTAISEANFDKIFSSIMKWPDDFKPLKKVEKIIQDKNKLYNDEQKVDWATGELMAYASLMIDGNDVRMSGQDVRRGTFSHRHAILRDEVTDKAYNRLAHIEGAAGHFRIYNSLLSEYGVLGFEYGYAMANPNALVLWEAQFGDFCNGAQTMIDQFIAAGEQKWNRMNGVTMLLPHGYEGQGPEHSSARMERFLQMCAELNMVVTNITTASNLFHALRRQLAWSFRKPLINFSPKANLRHAGTYSLKEEFLNGGFKEVIDDPTNPDAAQVKKVFFCTGKMYFDLAERKAKDNRADVAIIRLEQIYPLPAKQLTALYNKYSKATWFWVQEEPLNMGAASFLQMNLKDINYGVISRSASASTATGYNKVHQQEQAEIIDTAFSI; this is encoded by the coding sequence ATGAAAGATTTTCAATACATCACCGCCTCCCATCCTCAGTATATCGAAAGCCTGTATTCCGATTTTGTAAAAGACCCCAATAGTGTTGATCCCGACATGAAGCGATTCTTTGAAGGGTTTGATTTTGCTGTGAGCAGCGGGGCTTCAAACGGAACTTCCGCTTCAAACGGCGCAAGTACAACTGCTCCATCTGGTATCGATTGGATGCGTGAGATCATGGCCTACCGCCTGATTCTTGGTTACCGCAATAAAGGTCACCTGTTAGCAAAAACAAACCCGATCCGAAAGCGGAAAGATCGTGGTGCAAATATTGAACTGGCTTTTTATGGATTCAGCGAAGCTGATCTCGATAAAGAATTTCATGCAGGTCAGTTGATCGGGCTTGGCAAAACGACCCTTCGAAATATTCAGCAATACATGGAGAAGTGCTATGCATCACATGTAGGTGTTGAGTTTAAATACATCAGCGATCAAACGAAAGTTGATTTTCTTACAAATGCATTTGAAAAAGAATTTCATCAGCCCCTGCCGTTAAACAAACGCAAACGTGTTCTGGAAAAACTGAACCAGGGTGTAATGTTTGAAAAGTTTCTTCATACCAAATACATTGGCCAGAAACGTTTTTCGCTTGAAGGTGGTGAAACAACCATTGCAGCATTGGATGCCATCATTAATACAGCCGCAAACAACGACGTGCAGGAAGTGGTAATTGGAATGGCACATCGTGGGCGTTTGAATGTGTTGGCAAATATCATGGGCAAAACCTATGAACAAATATTCAGTGAGTTTGAAGGCACGGCCAAGATGGATCAAACCATGGGCAGCGGTGATGTAAAATATCACATGGGTTATGGTAGTGAAGTGGAAACATTAGATGGTAAAACGGTTCACCTCAAATTGATGCCCAACCCATCGCATCTTGAAGCAGTTGATCCTGTGGTTGTAGGGTTCAGTCGTGCAAAGGCTGATATCATGTACAACAGCAACTTTGATAAAATTCTTCCGATTCTTATTCATGGTGATGCATCAGTTGCAGGTCAGGGTGTGGTGTATGAGGTATTGCAGATGAGTTATCTGAAAGGATATTATACAGGAGGTACTATTCACTTTGTGATCAATAACCAGATCGGTTTTACAACTGATTTTAATGATGCACGCAGTGCCGATTATTGTACATCACTGGCATCAATGGTGCAGGCGCCGGTCTTCCACGTAAATGGTGATGATGCAGAAGCTGTAGTGAAAGTTGTGGAGATTGCTACACGTTACCGCCAGGAATTTAACAGCGATGTTTTTATTGATATGGTTTGCTATCGTAAACACGGGCATAACGAAGGTGATGATCCGAAGTTTACACAACCACATTTATATGCGTTGATCGAGAAGCATCCTAATCCACGTGAAGTTTATACAAACTACTTATTAGAGAATGGTGAGCAAGATGCAAAAGCATTGGCACAGGAAATGGAAAAGAAATTCTGGAGCGATCTGCAGGAACGCCTGGATGATGTAAAACAAAATCCACTTCCATATCATTACCAGGCACCTGAACTGGCGTGGAAAAGTTTGCGTCGTGCAACAGCAGAAGATTTTTTACAATCGCCTGTAACAGCAATCAGCGAAGCCAACTTTGATAAAATATTTTCATCGATCATGAAATGGCCCGATGATTTTAAGCCATTGAAGAAAGTGGAGAAGATCATACAGGATAAAAATAAATTATACAACGACGAGCAGAAAGTTGATTGGGCAACCGGTGAATTGATGGCTTATGCAAGTTTGATGATCGATGGAAATGATGTGCGTATGAGCGGACAGGATGTTCGTCGTGGTACTTTCTCACATCGTCATGCAATATTGCGTGATGAAGTAACTGATAAAGCTTATAACCGTCTTGCCCATATTGAAGGAGCAGCCGGTCACTTCCGTATTTATAATTCGTTGTTGAGTGAATATGGTGTGCTTGGTTTTGAATATGGATACGCCATGGCTAACCCCAACGCATTGGTATTATGGGAAGCACAGTTTGGTGATTTCTGTAATGGTGCACAAACAATGATCGATCAGTTTATTGCTGCGGGTGAACAGAAGTGGAACCGTATGAATGGTGTTACTATGTTGTTGCCACATGGCTACGAAGGACAAGGTCCTGAGCACAGTAGTGCAAGAATGGAACGTTTTCTGCAAATGTGTGCTGAGTTGAATATGGTAGTTACAAATATCACCACTGCGTCTAACTTATTTCATGCATTGCGTCGTCAGTTGGCATGGAGTTTCCGTAAACCTTTGATCAATTTTTCGCCAAAAGCAAATTTGCGTCATGCAGGAACTTATTCATTGAAAGAAGAATTCTTAAATGGTGGATTTAAAGAAGTGATCGACGATCCAACAAATCCTGATGCAGCGCAAGTGAAGAAAGTATTTTTCTGCACCGGTAAAATGTATTTCGATCTTGCTGAACGTAAAGCGAAAGATAACCGTGCTGATGTTGCTATCATTCGTTTGGAGCAGATCTATCCATTGCCTGCAAAACAATTAACAGCATTGTATAATAAATACAGCAAGGCCACCTGGTTCTGGGTGCAGGAAGAACCGCTTAACATGGGTGCTGCATCGTTCCTGCAAATGAATCTGAAAGACATTAATTATGGTGTCATTAGTCGTTCTGCATCGGCTTCAACAGCTACAGGTTACAATAAAGTACACCAGCAGGAGCAGGCAGAGATAATAGATACGGCATTTAGTATTTAA
- the rpsT gene encoding 30S ribosomal protein S20 produces the protein MANHKATKKDVRQSATRRDRNRYYGKTTRNAIRDLQAIATGKEAGEQLPAVASMIDKLAKRGVIHKNKAANLKSKLTKKVNALAK, from the coding sequence ATGGCAAATCATAAGGCTACCAAAAAAGATGTTCGTCAGAGTGCAACCCGCAGAGATCGCAACCGTTATTATGGCAAAACTACCCGTAATGCCATCCGTGATCTGCAGGCGATCGCTACCGGAAAAGAAGCAGGTGAGCAATTACCGGCTGTTGCTTCCATGATCGACAAATTGGCGAAGCGTGGCGTTATTCACAAGAACAAAGCTGCTAACTTAAAGAGCAAGCTTACGAAGAAAGTGAATGCGTTAGCAAAGTAA
- a CDS encoding M14 family metallopeptidase, translating into MRKLFVALSVFSLINSFAQLPVTRYETSKGKESVTYYEAIDAWKKIDKASPIVSMVTMGPTDANEPLHLVLVSADGTFKPEQWQQKNKVVILINNGIHPGEPDGIDASISLVKDIVTKKRSLPANVVLAIIPVYNIGGSLNRSAFYRVSQDGPTEKGFRGNSQNFDLNRDFIKNDSKEARSFAQIFHLVQPDIFIDNHVSNGADYQHVMTLLTSQHNKLGGKLGEYLNQTFEPAIYKSMKAKGYDLLPYVNNFSDNPENGWSAYWDGPRYSSGYASLWNTFAFVPETHMLKPYPQRVEATYQLMVSMVEFASANQTTIKQLRLQQQKDQLTQQQFPVGFTLDRSRFSEILYKGYEAGRKPSNVSGLPRLYYDRTKPFEKQIKFYNFFTPKKMIDKPTAYVIPQGWWKAIDLLQINKVQMRQLKKDTTIEVEVYRIDDYKAAPRPYEGHHLNSEVKTSKTVQQMKFRKGDWYIPMNQKANRFIMEVLEPTGDDSYFAWNFFDGILGQKEGYSSYVFEETAEEFLKQNPAVKQKLEERRATDTAFAKSGSAQLNFVFQHSPYYEPMHLRYPIYRIK; encoded by the coding sequence ATGAGAAAACTGTTTGTTGCATTATCCGTATTCAGCCTGATCAACAGCTTTGCCCAACTTCCCGTTACACGTTACGAAACATCAAAAGGAAAAGAAAGCGTAACCTATTACGAAGCGATCGATGCCTGGAAAAAGATCGATAAAGCATCTCCCATTGTTTCAATGGTAACGATGGGGCCAACTGATGCCAACGAGCCTTTGCATTTGGTGTTGGTAAGTGCCGATGGAACATTTAAACCGGAACAATGGCAGCAAAAGAATAAAGTAGTGATACTGATCAACAATGGCATCCATCCCGGTGAGCCTGACGGTATTGATGCAAGTATTTCACTGGTGAAAGATATTGTTACAAAGAAGCGTTCATTACCTGCGAACGTGGTGCTGGCAATTATTCCTGTTTATAATATTGGCGGCAGCCTGAATCGCAGCGCCTTTTATCGTGTGAGCCAGGATGGCCCAACTGAAAAAGGATTTCGTGGTAACTCACAAAACTTTGATCTCAATCGTGACTTTATCAAGAATGATTCAAAAGAAGCAAGAAGTTTTGCGCAGATCTTTCATTTGGTGCAGCCCGATATTTTTATTGATAACCATGTAAGCAATGGCGCAGACTATCAACATGTGATGACGCTGCTTACATCGCAACACAATAAGTTGGGTGGCAAGCTTGGTGAATATCTTAATCAAACATTTGAACCGGCTATCTATAAAAGCATGAAGGCAAAAGGTTACGATCTCCTCCCCTACGTGAATAATTTCAGTGATAATCCTGAGAACGGATGGAGTGCTTATTGGGACGGGCCACGCTACAGCAGCGGCTATGCATCGCTATGGAATACATTTGCTTTTGTACCTGAAACGCATATGCTGAAACCTTATCCGCAGCGTGTGGAAGCAACCTATCAACTGATGGTGAGCATGGTGGAGTTTGCAAGCGCCAATCAAACAACCATCAAACAACTTCGTTTACAACAGCAGAAAGACCAACTAACACAACAGCAATTTCCTGTTGGCTTTACACTTGATCGCAGTCGTTTTTCTGAAATATTGTACAAAGGATATGAGGCAGGACGCAAACCAAGTAATGTCTCCGGTTTACCACGTTTGTATTATGATCGTACTAAACCATTTGAAAAGCAGATAAAGTTCTACAATTTCTTTACTCCGAAAAAGATGATCGATAAACCAACAGCTTATGTAATACCACAAGGCTGGTGGAAAGCGATCGACTTGTTACAGATCAACAAAGTGCAAATGCGCCAGTTGAAAAAAGATACAACCATTGAAGTGGAAGTTTACCGGATTGATGATTATAAAGCTGCGCCTCGACCCTATGAAGGTCATCACCTCAATTCAGAGGTAAAGACAAGCAAAACAGTTCAGCAAATGAAATTCCGTAAAGGTGATTGGTATATACCGATGAATCAGAAAGCAAACCGTTTCATTATGGAAGTGCTGGAACCAACCGGTGACGACAGCTATTTTGCCTGGAATTTTTTTGATGGCATCCTCGGACAAAAAGAAGGTTACAGTAGTTATGTATTTGAAGAAACAGCAGAAGAGTTCTTAAAACAAAACCCTGCAGTAAAACAAAAACTCGAAGAACGCCGTGCAACTGATACTGCTTTTGCGAAAAGCGGAAGTGCCCAGCTAAACTTTGTTTTTCAGCATTCACCTTATTATGAACCGATGCATTTACGTTATCCGATATATAGAATAAAGTAA
- a CDS encoding ThuA domain-containing protein — MRLLHFFLLISLSFFISSAVTKKTKKILVFSKTAGFRHASIPKGKEALLLMGKQNNFLVDTTEDAGFFTAETLKKYDAVVFLSTTGNIFNNEQQAAFEAFIRSGKGFVGIHAAADTEYEWPWYGKLVGAYFVSHPKQQKAKLMVTDHKHASTKHLPHVWERFDEWYNYKSRNNDVKVLMTIDESSYQGGKEGAYHPMAWYHEFDGGRAFYTALGHTDESYKEEDFLKHVLGGIKYALKK, encoded by the coding sequence ATGCGTTTGCTTCATTTTTTCTTATTGATCAGTTTATCGTTCTTTATTTCATCAGCAGTCACCAAGAAAACAAAAAAGATATTAGTGTTCTCCAAAACAGCAGGCTTTCGTCATGCATCTATTCCAAAAGGGAAAGAAGCGTTGTTATTAATGGGAAAACAAAATAATTTCCTGGTTGATACAACAGAAGATGCCGGTTTCTTTACTGCAGAAACACTGAAGAAATATGATGCTGTTGTTTTCCTGAGCACAACCGGCAACATATTCAACAATGAACAGCAAGCTGCGTTTGAAGCATTCATTCGTTCAGGAAAAGGATTTGTGGGCATACATGCCGCAGCAGATACAGAATACGAATGGCCCTGGTATGGCAAATTGGTTGGTGCGTATTTTGTGAGCCATCCCAAACAACAGAAAGCAAAACTTATGGTAACAGATCATAAACATGCTTCAACCAAACATTTACCCCACGTGTGGGAACGCTTCGATGAATGGTATAATTACAAAAGCAGGAATAATGATGTGAAGGTTTTAATGACGATTGATGAAAGCAGCTACCAAGGTGGTAAAGAAGGCGCTTATCATCCGATGGCCTGGTATCACGAGTTTGATGGTGGTCGTGCTTTTTATACGGCGTTAGGTCATACGGATGAATCGTATAAAGAAGAAGATTTTTTGAAGCATGTGTTGGGTGGGATAAAGTATGCGTTGAAGAAATAG
- a CDS encoding outer membrane beta-barrel protein produces the protein MKQFLIIALLSISSFAAHAQNKKITQAVDTQRASTDYLLKLGGVEGESSDSLPPAPNLLTVSAGGTMSQTHNTNLLSRYKMEQKPGYLLGIGYARELERARVQVQATYFKGGVRVASGDINGDGKSDYSELDLNYISLPVQFQIYVGARKRFFVGVGVEASYLLSKKQTGRPLHGQIKVFDGATGASAGVWFTRNVMLQAGYRYGLVDIDLDEQNKARNGMAFLTLSYAFYSKIKYGPVITIKPKG, from the coding sequence ATGAAACAATTTCTGATAATTGCTTTACTAAGCATCAGTTCATTTGCTGCACATGCACAAAATAAAAAGATAACACAGGCAGTAGATACCCAGCGGGCAAGTACAGATTATCTTCTCAAGCTTGGTGGGGTTGAAGGTGAAAGTTCAGATTCACTTCCGCCGGCACCCAATCTTTTAACTGTAAGTGCAGGGGGCACTATGTCACAAACGCATAATACAAATTTACTCAGCCGTTATAAAATGGAACAGAAGCCGGGTTATCTGTTAGGTATCGGTTATGCAAGAGAGTTGGAACGGGCAAGAGTACAAGTGCAGGCTACTTACTTCAAGGGCGGAGTACGTGTTGCATCAGGTGATATTAACGGCGATGGGAAAAGTGACTACAGCGAACTTGATTTAAACTATATCAGCCTGCCTGTTCAATTCCAGATTTATGTGGGTGCACGCAAACGGTTTTTTGTTGGAGTTGGCGTAGAAGCTTCGTACCTGCTTTCAAAGAAACAAACCGGTCGTCCGCTACATGGCCAGATAAAAGTATTTGATGGGGCTACTGGTGCATCTGCAGGTGTGTGGTTTACACGCAATGTTATGTTACAGGCCGGCTACAGGTATGGCCTGGTTGATATTGATCTTGATGAGCAAAACAAAGCCCGCAACGGGATGGCGTTTCTTACACTTAGTTATGCATTCTATTCAAAAATAAAATACGGACCTGTTATTACAATAAAACCGAAGGGTTGA
- a CDS encoding aspartyl protease family protein: MSSSSPVKLLVAAVMLLTVANSKAQQVAGKDSLKAVLGYGNAQQKNSADNPFERDPVVTTDSADFILPFSRAGNLILIKAKADAIEGSFILDTGAPGLILNMTYFRDYPVTEHYAGEEGGGITGSVAGYGHTTVKKLSFGAANYFKVEADRINLGHIENSKGIKIFGLLGVQLFKQFEMIIDYENSEIHLHHITKKDGKNYQHAMLADTSTYSVFAIDILQNKILTYGKVGTKKLTFLVDTGAESNVIDSRLSENVLGNVTITRRMVLNGAGNKKVDALYGDMSNLKIGERDIKSMPVLVTNLAKMCFAYDRCLDGMLGFDFLSMHKIGFNFVKRKMYIWK; encoded by the coding sequence ATGTCATCATCATCACCGGTAAAGCTATTGGTTGCCGCAGTTATGTTATTAACTGTGGCGAACAGCAAGGCACAACAAGTTGCCGGTAAAGACTCGTTGAAGGCTGTGTTGGGTTACGGAAATGCACAGCAAAAAAACTCCGCTGACAACCCATTCGAACGTGATCCCGTCGTTACAACAGACAGTGCAGATTTTATTCTTCCCTTCAGTCGTGCAGGAAATCTTATTCTCATTAAAGCAAAGGCCGATGCAATTGAAGGAAGTTTTATTCTTGATACGGGTGCACCGGGTTTAATTCTTAACATGACTTATTTCAGGGATTATCCGGTAACAGAACATTATGCGGGTGAAGAGGGTGGCGGTATTACAGGTTCAGTAGCAGGCTATGGGCATACTACGGTGAAGAAATTATCTTTTGGAGCAGCAAATTATTTTAAAGTGGAAGCCGATCGTATCAATCTCGGTCACATTGAAAATAGTAAAGGGATCAAAATATTCGGACTGCTGGGTGTGCAGTTGTTTAAACAGTTTGAAATGATCATTGATTATGAGAACAGCGAAATTCATCTGCATCACATCACAAAAAAAGACGGAAAAAATTATCAGCATGCTATGCTTGCAGATACATCCACCTATTCGGTATTCGCAATCGATATCTTACAGAATAAAATACTTACTTATGGTAAAGTGGGAACTAAAAAACTCACCTTTCTTGTTGATACCGGCGCAGAATCAAATGTGATCGACAGCCGGTTATCTGAAAACGTATTAGGCAATGTTACAATCACCCGCCGCATGGTATTGAATGGTGCAGGTAATAAAAAAGTGGATGCATTGTATGGTGATATGAGTAACCTGAAGATAGGGGAGAGGGACATCAAAAGCATGCCGGTGTTGGTAACAAACCTTGCGAAAATGTGTTTTGCTTATGACAGGTGTTTAGATGGAATGCTTGGTTTCGATTTTCTCTCCATGCACAAAATTGGGTTTAACTTTGTAAAGCGTAAGATGTATATATGGAAATGA
- a CDS encoding MmcQ/YjbR family DNA-binding protein yields the protein MISLKTFRELALSYAEVTEQPHFEKASFRVKKKIFVTLDEAKNIACVKFSETDQSVFCLIDQTLIWPVPNKWGKQGWTLINLKKIKKDLLKDALTAAYCSVAPKALAALYKK from the coding sequence ATGATTTCGCTTAAAACATTTCGTGAACTTGCACTTTCCTATGCCGAAGTAACCGAGCAGCCGCATTTTGAAAAAGCATCGTTCCGTGTGAAAAAGAAAATCTTTGTTACACTTGATGAAGCAAAGAATATTGCCTGCGTAAAATTTTCTGAAACTGATCAATCGGTTTTTTGTCTCATTGATCAAACACTCATCTGGCCTGTACCCAACAAATGGGGCAAACAGGGCTGGACGCTCATTAACCTCAAAAAAATAAAAAAGGATTTGCTGAAAGATGCACTTACTGCTGCTTATTGCAGTGTGGCGCCAAAAGCATTGGCGGCGTTGTATAAGAAGTAA